Within Macaca nemestrina isolate mMacNem1 chromosome 12, mMacNem.hap1, whole genome shotgun sequence, the genomic segment CGCCATTGTTCTCTTTGGAGGCTGCACCAGCTCTTCCGTCTTCCCTGCATAGCGGCAGCAACTTCCTGTGTGTCCCCTGCTCAGCCTGGACCCCCACCCCCGCTGCCTGGTCCCCTCTCAGTTGTCAGTTTTATGTCTTTCATGTACGTCTGATATCATCCCTCTCCTGCTTAAATCCATTTGCAATCCCCCGCAGAGCAACCGAGGGAAAGCCACGCCCCTCATCACAACCCTTTAAAGCCACGCCCCTCGTCGCAGCCCTTTAAGCCACGCCCCTCGTCACAGCCCTTTAAGCCACGCCCCTCGTCCCAGCCCTTTAAGCCACACCCCTCATTACAGACCTTTAAAGCCACACCCCTCATCATAGCCCTTTAAGGCCATGCCCCTTGTCACTGCCCTGTCTCAGCTCCGCTCTGTGTCTttgtctgcctcagcttcctcaccgCCCACTGGCATCGGGGTTCCTTCTTCTTCATGGCGCCCGGGTTGCGCCTCTGTACCTTACCCTGCCTTGGCTCCGTTTCCCTGGGAGGGTCCTGCCTTCCCTTCAAGGTTCTTCTTAGACTGACCTGACTGTGCTGGAGACGGTCACCCCTTCCTCCGCACCCACACTGCCCTTGGAAGGCGCAGACACCACACTTCCGGGAAGCCTGCCCTGCGTTCTGAGTGGGGACATGTGACCCTCCTGCTCCTCTAACATTAGGGCCACTGGATGATTTGACGTCCAACTGGGCCCTCGCCAGTAAAGGGGGCACTAAGGCCACGGGCACAGCCATGAACTGGAAGTACTGAGGGTGAGCTGGGACAAATGGCAGCTCCTTAAGGCTTCTGTACACCTCGTGCACCCTCAGCACGCTGTCTTTGCATTATGTTTGTGTCTGTCTCTTCTCCAGATGTCAAGCTCTCTGGGGACAGGGGTCATAGCATGGTGGGTCCACATCTCAAGCCCTAGGCCGGGTGCCCAGCACGGAGCTGACTTAGTGATGTTTGTGAACccaaaagggagggagagggccTGGAGTACTGGACTCTGCTGTGAGAAAACCTGGGCCCCTCCTCTGATGATCCGTTCAGCTGTCAGGTGAGAGATCAGGACAAGAGTGGCCAGGAAGCTTCCAGAATCCAGGACCAGCCTGGTCTGATTCCACTTAACTATACTCTATCTTAACcacatcatttattcatttggcCATATCTCTTTCAGtggtccatccatccatccatccatccatccatccacccacccacccacccacttatccatccatctatccacccacttatccatccatccacttatccatccatctgCTTGTCCCTCCATTTGACAAGAACTCATCAAGCCACTTTACCTGCCAGTCCCAGGGAGACAGCAGCAAGTCAGCTGCAGGCTCTGTGCCCTCATGGAGCTCCCCTTCTAGGGAGACACAGACACTAAAGAGGCAAACTCAGGAGCGAATAAGCAGGGGTGGGAAGCACATGACACAATGGACTGTGCTGGTCAGGGGTGGGGGCTGCTGGACACAGTGGTCACTGTGGGCACTGACGGGGCAGTGCACACTAGAGGAGCTGAGAATTCGGCATCTGCTGCCAGGAAGCCCCGGGCATCACAGAACAGGACAGACAGTCACAAGGACGGGTCCCTGAAGGCTGAGCAAGACGGTGCCAGGGGCAGGGACACCAGAAGGCAGCGAGGTGGGTGTGCCAAGGTCAGGGCGGGCGGGACACACCTGGAGTTCTGCAGAGGCGGGCCAGGCGATGCATCTGGTCTTGAAGGTTTGGGCGGGCCGCCCTCTGTGGAGGCCTGGATCCCTGCCATGCGGGCAAGGAGACCTTGCCCTGACGTCTCTCACAGACCTGGGCTCAGAGCAGTCAGGTGACACGCTGGAGGTCACCCAGCCTGAGAAGAGCGGGCAGGACTGGAGTGAAGCTCTGCCCAGTCTGTAGTCCAGCTTTTGCGGCTGCCTGGACCCAGACCAGCCCAAGGCAGCCTTATCCTTCCATGTGGCTGTAGCTTCTCCAGGTCCAGAACGTGACCTGGTTGTCTCTGGGCTTAGCAGTGGGTGCCGGGGCAGAGGCCCCTTGCTCTCCATCTGTCTAGACTGGGCTGTTTGTCATGTGCTCCAGACACCATCAGCAGCCAGACACCTTCCTGTCCTGCTGTACACAGATGGATGGCCCCACGGGGGGCCCTGCAGCTATTTCCTGGGCTGGGAGGATGGAACGGGTCCTGTAGGTGTCACCTCTGAAACTGTCCCCACCCTTATCCCATTTCCAGGTCTTTCAGGAAGGAGGCCACATGGCTCCTGGGGTCTTGTGTGAAGTATCACAAGAATGAACAACCCCTCCCACCCTGCCCCTCAAAGCCTAAGCCTCCCCTGGCCAGCAGGGCTCAGGTTTTCCCATCCTCCTGAGCTCCCCAGATGGCCTTTAGACTAACAATGCCCACACTTTCCTCCTCCTGAGCCCCCTAGATGGCCTTTAGACCAACAAACAGCACCCATACTCCCTGCTGAGCTGCCTGTCCTGAGGGCACGGTCTAGGGAGAACTGGCAGCGGGGGGCAGGGGTCGGGGGACTTGGTGTGACCAGAACACGTTTATCCTGGGGAAGGAAGAAAACCCAGCAAAGGCCCATGCCTCTGGGTTGGGGGACTACATgtaagctttttttctttccagtttttaaggTTCTTCAAGGTTTCCATAAATGAGCAACATATTACTTTTCCAGTGGAAAAAGAACAACTTTATTCAAAGGCAGCTGCAGAATGTCCCACCCGGCACCAATAGCACCCATTGAGTGCCTTCCTTTgggcaaaaagaaaatttctgctggtctttattaaaaaaaaaatacacgacTGGAGTGCTTTTCATAAAAAATGTCCCCTCTGAGTGGAAAAATATTTCGGCGATTTatctttttagtattttctaCAGAGCTTGAATGTTTTAACACTGAccagaaagtattttatttcatggTCAGAAAACACATCAAATGGTTTGTGCTTTGGAAATTTGGcttcacctcctctctctctgtcttttccttcctttctctctctctttctctctctctctctctctctctctctctctctctctctctctctctctctctctctctccaaagcaAACCCTGGGTGCAAAAGCTCCAGACGTCccagggctgaggagggagggtgaAAACAGAGGTGGGAGACTTGAGCAACTCTGCAGAGAGCAGATGGCCTTGGGGGCTCAGGAGAGGCCTGGTGGGGACCAGTGTGGGAGGGGATGGGAGCGGACCGAGGGGATGGGAGCGGACCGAGGGGATGGGAGCGGACCGAGGGGATGGGAGCGGACCGAGGGGATGGAGGCTCCTGTGTCCGCCGGCCCACGAGGCTGGGTCTGTTCTGTACAGAAACAGCACCACCTGGTGGCTTCTGCTGGTGACATCAGTCATCTGCCCGTCCTGGGGCCTCAGAGAGGGGGACAGAGCCCTGGGTGTGGTCcctgtggggggggggggcgggcaGGACGATGATGGCTGAGCGGGGCGGGGAGTAAAGAGTAGTTCCACCCCAACTCTGTAGTGGGAGAATCAGAGTCTCAGCCAGCAGGTGGCATGGGCAGCGCCCACCTAGCCCAGGTGTCCAGAAGCCTGAGTTCCAATCCGGCCACTGTGGGCTGGGGGCTGGCTCTGTTTTACTTCGCAGTTTTCTCCCCTGTGACTGAGGTGCAGCAGGGTGGAGAGGGGCCCGGTGAGGGGAtctgggctgggcctgggggcGTGGTGCCCGTTCTCACCCCTATTCAGGAGGCTTCTCCTTTTTCCCACCTTGCCCGACCTCTCTCCAGCTCCATTTTCCTGCCTCCCTCATCCTCAGCAGGCCTGGCCAGGGGGTGGTCAGGACCAAGTCTCCCCAGCTGTGTCCAGCCCTTGGGTGCTCAGGGTAAGAGCTAGGTGGTGGGTGGGGCTCCTCCCGGTCCTGGAAGCATCTGGGTGCGGGGTGGGCGAGGTTGGGGGGGTGGGCACTTCCTGGCAGGCCCTGTGGGTGGGGCAAGCCCACTTATAGGAGGCCCATGGGCAGGGACTGTCCCCTCGCGCCTAGCTCGGCACCCTCCCCCAGGGCCCTCCGCAGCACCACCCGCAGTGGCTCCCGCTTCCCGGGCTGCCGGCCCGACGCCAAGTAGATGAGGGGCTTGGAGCTGCTGTTGATGCAGGCCAGCAGCGTGGCCAGCGGTAAAAACATGGGCAGCAGGAAGTGCAGCAGGAAGTTCAGCAGGGGCTGCAGGCTCCAGTAGAGGACCAAGGGCAGGCCACAGAAGAAGAACAGGAACAGCGCGCCCAGGACGATGCCGTAGAGCCTGGGCCGCGGGCGCGTGGAGCAGCAGGTCACCCAGACAAAGAGGACCACGCCAGCCGTGCAGGCCACGCAGGCCAGCACCAGGAGCCAGATGACGCTGGCCACGTGGTAGCGCAGGCAGACCAGGAGGCGCGTGCTGTTGCGCAGCAGGCCGCAGGCGTTGGCGGGCAGCAGCACGGCGGGCAGGGTCAGGGCCCACACCAGGGCGCAGAGGATGGCTGAGGCGTGTCTGGGCCAGCAGCCCTGGTAGCAGGTGGGGAAGAGGTTGGAGAGGCAGCGCTCCACGCTGAAGGCCGCCAGCAGCCAGAGCCCCACCGCGAACCACAGGAAGGTGAGCACGAAGTAGAGTGTGTCCTGGGCACCCAGGGCAGCCTGAGCCACGGAGAAGCCCATGTGGCAGGAGAGGAACAGGAAGTCAGCGGCGGCCAGGTGCAGCAGGTAGACAGAGAAGGGGCCCTTCTTGATGTGGAAGCCGAGGTTCCAGAGCACCAGCCCGTTACCTACCAGTCCCCCAAGGCCCACGATCAGCGTGAGGTAGAAGACCACGCTGTCAAAGGTTTTCCAGAGGCTGAACAGCCCCAACATCCTGGCCGGCTCAGAGGGTGCTGGTGAGGGACCTGCAAGAGGGAGACAGACATAGTCCTCGGGCGTCTTTTGTGCCCCCGCTGGGGGCACAGGGAGTGGCATCCATGGCCCTGCAGATGCCCTCTGGCTGCAGCCCCTGGACCTCCCTTCCCAGCGGCGGGACCTCAGCCGGGGCTCAGCCCTCTGCACCTCAGGTCAAGTGTGCCTAACGCCTCCCCATGCCTGTGGGCAGGCCCTGGGCTCCTGGCACGGTGCACTAACGTGCTCAAAAGATGTCCGCATCCCTCATGGATGTGGTGAGGGCGACGCTGCACCCTCCACCATGTGCCAGGGAAGGCTCTGCAGACAGAGGGCACGTGCATGGGGAACCCACGTGTGGGGCCTTCCTCTTCCCCCAGAGGTGGGAGCTTCTCCACGGTGGACCCCCATGGGGCTCCTACCTGGTGAGCCTAGACCAGCCTGCCGGCAAAGTCCTCTCCCCAGAGCGTCTCTGGAGGTGTCCAGGGAGGTGCCCAAAGGCAGAGGCTTCAGGTGGcctgagaaggagggaggagggaggagggaagatgTGGTGTGAGGAGTTGGAGGGAGCCCCAGCCTTCCCTGTGCACTCCTGGCCTAAGCAGAGGCTGAATTCCGGGGCTCATGCTGCCGGCGGTGCACTTGGTGCACTCAGGAGGCTGCTCTGAAGCCTCAAACCAAGGGAGGGGCTTTGGTGATGGTGGCAGGGCCAGAGGGCCTCTCCAGGAGCCGCTAACACAAGGGGCGGGGGCAGATACAAGCGGCCATTTGCAAGGAGCGAGGCCGAGGAAGTTCTCAGATGTTCTCAGAGCGCGAGAGATTGGCCATACGAAGCTGCACTGAAAGGCAGAGGGTCTCAGAGCAGCCCTTCCCTTTCCAGCCATCCCTCCAACCCCAGGATCCACACGGGTCCTGTTCTTAGTCCTGGGAGATGCATCAGGACCCAGGCTCAGCAGTGAGGGCATCAGCGGTGAGAGACacgggagagagaagagagatagagagagacagagagacggGGAGACAGAGAGATGTAGACAGACattgagagacagagacagagagacagagacagagagacagagacagggagagagatacaaagagacagagatagagacagacagagaaacagagatgaGACAGACagggtgagagacagagagacagacaaacagacagaGAGCGATCTAGCTGCCAACACACACCTCCCTGTCTGTCACACCTTTGCCtgggctgtgtccccagcccAGACAGCCCTCAATACCTCTTCCCTGACCCAGATCCTGCTCAATACCTCTTGCCTGACCCAGGTCCTGCCCTACTTCAAGGTTTGACTCCTTCTCAGGGACCTGCAACCTCCTGCAGCTTCCTCCGGCCCCCGTGAGCCCCCTGCCTCATGCCCGAGCATCCCCCAGCACCTTCTTTGTGCTTGTCCTTGCCCCTAGTCGGAGGGTGGGGAGTGCGGCTCGGGCCTCGGCTCCTGTGCCTTGCCATGGCCAGGCACACGGTGATGGTGGCCTGTCCTCCGAGCCCAGTCAGGGGGAGTGGGAGACCTCGGCCGGCCCCTGGCTTGTGGTGGTGACTAT encodes:
- the LOC105469753 gene encoding mas-related G-protein coupled receptor member G encodes the protein MLGLFSLWKTFDSVVFYLTLIVGLGGLVGNGLVLWNLGFHIKKGPFSVYLLHLAAADFLFLSCHMGFSVAQAALGAQDTLYFVLTFLWFAVGLWLLAAFSVERCLSNLFPTCYQGCWPRHASAILCALVWALTLPAVLLPANACGLLRNSTRLLVCLRYHVASVIWLLVLACVACTAGVVLFVWVTCCSTRPRPRLYGIVLGALFLFFFCGLPLVLYWSLQPLLNFLLHFLLPMFLPLATLLACINSSSKPLIYLASGRQPGKREPLRVVLRRALGEGAELGARGQSLPMGLL